One Gemmatimonadota bacterium genomic region harbors:
- the rsmI gene encoding 16S rRNA (cytidine(1402)-2'-O)-methyltransferase: MATLYLVSTPIGNLADVSPRAEETLRAVHRILAEDTRRSRVLTAHVGAKAPLVSLHAHNERGRIERVLAWLGAGEDLALVSDAGTPLVCDPGATLVAAVHEAGYAVVPIPGPSAVLAALVASGLSMGPFLFLGFPDRKGKSRQALLERVASSTETVVLFESPRRTVRLLEDLVGECGPERAVAVARELTKVHEEFQRGSLAEVAAHYREHPPKGEVTVVVAPGDSGVSEAERASRLDAARGLALELAAEGMKPSAAAKEIARRLDLSRNDAYRIVHDSDEF, from the coding sequence GTGGCCACCCTATACCTCGTGAGCACCCCCATCGGGAACCTCGCGGACGTGAGTCCCAGAGCGGAGGAGACGCTCCGTGCGGTGCACCGGATCCTCGCGGAGGACACGCGGCGTTCCCGTGTGCTCACCGCCCACGTGGGGGCCAAGGCGCCTCTCGTGTCGTTGCACGCCCACAACGAGCGCGGGCGCATCGAGCGCGTCCTGGCATGGCTCGGTGCGGGTGAGGATCTCGCGCTCGTATCCGACGCGGGCACGCCGTTGGTGTGCGATCCCGGTGCGACCCTCGTTGCAGCCGTACACGAGGCCGGGTATGCGGTCGTTCCGATTCCGGGGCCCTCGGCCGTGCTCGCCGCTCTGGTCGCGTCCGGGCTGTCCATGGGACCCTTTCTCTTCCTCGGTTTTCCCGACCGAAAAGGGAAGTCGAGGCAGGCGCTGCTCGAGAGGGTAGCCTCCAGCACCGAGACCGTCGTGCTGTTCGAGTCTCCCCGACGTACCGTGCGTCTGCTCGAGGATCTCGTGGGTGAATGCGGCCCGGAGAGGGCGGTCGCGGTGGCGCGTGAATTGACCAAGGTGCACGAGGAGTTTCAGCGAGGAAGCCTCGCCGAGGTCGCGGCACACTACCGGGAACATCCGCCCAAGGGCGAGGTCACTGTCGTCGTGGCTCCCGGGGACTCCGGCGTATCCGAGGCGGAGCGTGCGTCGAGGCTGGACGCAGCGAGGGGATTGGCACTGGAGCTCGCCGCCGAGGGCATGAAGCCGTCGGCTGCGGCGAAGGAGATCGCTCGCCGTCTCGACCTATCGCGTAACGACGCGTACCGTATCGTCCACGACTCCGACGAATTTTGA
- a CDS encoding DUF4159 domain-containing protein produces the protein MTWILLATLLTSSDARFESAPSDSITIARLQYEGGGDWYANPSSLPNLLAAIRERTGIPVARREINIRPLDPALYDHPYLYMTGHGDVRFSAAERVQLRKYLTSGGFLHADDNYGLDESFREEIAQIFPDSELTEIPADHPVFHTFYDFPEGLPKIHEHDGNPPQAFGVFHEGRLVVFYSYESDLGDGWEDEDVHGDSEDLREAALRMGVNLFLYVLGQAVS, from the coding sequence ATGACCTGGATCCTCCTGGCGACGCTTCTGACGTCTAGTGACGCACGCTTCGAGTCCGCCCCGAGCGACTCGATCACGATCGCGCGCCTACAGTACGAGGGCGGGGGCGACTGGTACGCGAACCCGTCGTCGTTGCCGAATCTGCTCGCCGCGATCCGGGAGCGGACCGGGATTCCGGTCGCCCGCCGAGAGATCAACATCCGACCGCTCGATCCCGCGCTGTACGACCACCCCTACCTCTACATGACCGGGCACGGTGACGTGCGCTTCTCCGCGGCGGAGCGCGTCCAGTTGAGGAAGTATCTCACGTCGGGGGGCTTTCTCCACGCCGACGACAACTACGGTCTCGACGAGTCGTTCCGGGAGGAGATCGCCCAGATCTTTCCCGACTCTGAGCTGACGGAGATCCCTGCCGATCACCCGGTCTTCCACACGTTCTACGACTTTCCGGAAGGGCTGCCGAAGATTCATGAGCATGACGGCAACCCTCCGCAGGCCTTCGGGGTCTTTCACGAAGGGCGGTTGGTGGTGTTCTACTCGTATGAATCGGATCTGGGAGATGGTTGGGAAGACGAAGACGTTCACGGTGACTCCGAAGACCTTCGTGAGGCGGCGCTTCGCATGGGTGTGAACCTGTTCCTGTACGTGCTGGGTCAGGCGGTGTCGTGA
- the trxA gene encoding thioredoxin, with translation MATNDAILEITDANFAEEVEGGEGLQMIDFWATWCGPCKMVSPIVEELAGEYQEKGLRVGKLDVDTNPSVTTRFRVTSIPSILFFKDGELVDKVIGAVPRPQLEEKILEHL, from the coding sequence ATGGCAACGAATGATGCGATTCTCGAAATCACCGACGCGAACTTCGCGGAGGAGGTCGAGGGTGGTGAGGGGCTCCAGATGATCGACTTCTGGGCGACCTGGTGTGGCCCGTGCAAGATGGTGTCACCGATCGTCGAGGAGCTCGCCGGAGAGTACCAGGAGAAGGGACTGCGGGTCGGGAAGCTCGACGTGGACACCAACCCGAGCGTGACGACGCGTTTTCGAGTGACGTCGATTCCGAGCATCCTGTTCTTCAAGGACGGAGAGCTCGTCGACAAGGTGATCGGCGCGGTTCCGCGTCCGCAGCTAGAGGAGAAAATCCTAGAACATCTTTAG